In a single window of the Flavobacterium sp. W4I14 genome:
- a CDS encoding multidrug efflux system outer membrane protein (product_source=KO:K18139; cath_funfam=1.20.1600.10; cleavage_site_network=SignalP-noTM; cog=COG1538; ko=KO:K18139; pfam=PF02321; superfamily=56954; tigrfam=TIGR01845), with translation MKRFNLITILLLALIWSGCSVSKDTALPNIAPGLFRNSLPKDSSSVGSMPLKSFINDLTVQNLIDTALVKNYDMQIALKNIDAAEVLFKQSKLGYLPELKLQVAASSSRPSDNSLNGLSLNQFTGSTHIEDYNANLGVVWEADIWGKIRNQKAGALASFLQTEEARKAVQTRLVANVAQGYYNLLMLDAQLEIAKKNLKLNDSTLRIINLQFDAGQVTSLAIQQAQAQQLNAAQLIPRLEQNVTLQENALSVLIGTLPKTINRESRLDKMNIPQDLNAGFPSSMLSRRPDIKSAELALTIANAKVGVAKASLYPSLVITASGGINSFKASNWFNVPASLFGLVGAGITQPIFQRGQLKTSLELAKIDREKSVIQFRQSVLNAVGEVSDELTKVEKLKTQYSIAEKRAQTLQQASKNASLLFKSGMANYLEVITAQGNLLQSELELTTIKTEQLNAVVGLYRSLGGGWQ, from the coding sequence ATGAAACGGTTTAATCTTATTACCATCCTGCTCCTTGCTTTAATCTGGAGCGGATGTTCGGTTTCGAAAGATACAGCCTTGCCCAATATTGCGCCAGGCTTATTCAGAAATTCATTGCCTAAAGATTCTTCGAGTGTAGGCAGTATGCCATTGAAGAGTTTTATCAACGACCTTACTGTTCAGAATTTAATTGATACAGCTTTGGTTAAAAATTACGATATGCAGATTGCATTGAAAAATATCGATGCAGCCGAAGTATTGTTCAAACAATCGAAATTGGGTTATTTGCCTGAATTGAAATTGCAGGTGGCGGCGAGTTCAAGCCGTCCGTCTGATAACAGTTTAAATGGTTTAAGCCTTAACCAGTTTACAGGCTCAACACACATCGAAGATTACAATGCGAATCTGGGTGTGGTTTGGGAAGCCGATATCTGGGGCAAAATCCGTAATCAAAAAGCTGGCGCCTTAGCCAGTTTTTTGCAGACAGAAGAGGCACGTAAAGCAGTTCAAACACGTTTGGTGGCCAATGTTGCACAAGGTTATTACAATTTGTTAATGCTTGATGCGCAATTGGAAATCGCGAAAAAGAACTTAAAGCTTAACGATAGCACATTAAGGATTATCAATTTACAGTTCGATGCCGGTCAGGTAACTTCATTAGCGATACAGCAAGCGCAGGCGCAACAGTTAAATGCGGCACAGTTGATCCCCCGTTTGGAGCAAAATGTAACCTTACAGGAAAATGCTTTGAGTGTATTGATCGGTACTTTGCCAAAAACCATTAACCGCGAGAGCCGTTTGGATAAAATGAATATCCCGCAGGATTTAAACGCAGGTTTTCCTTCGTCGATGTTAAGCCGCAGGCCTGATATTAAAAGTGCCGAACTGGCGCTTACCATTGCCAATGCAAAGGTTGGTGTAGCGAAAGCAAGTTTATATCCATCGTTGGTGATTACCGCAAGCGGAGGCATCAACTCTTTTAAAGCAAGCAACTGGTTTAATGTTCCGGCATCGTTGTTCGGTTTGGTTGGAGCAGGGATTACCCAGCCTATTTTTCAGAGAGGTCAGTTAAAAACTTCTTTAGAGTTGGCCAAAATCGACCGCGAGAAATCGGTGATCCAGTTCCGTCAATCGGTATTAAATGCTGTTGGCGAAGTTTCTGATGAGTTAACGAAAGTAGAGAAGTTAAAAACACAATACAGCATTGCTGAAAAAAGAGCGCAGACTTTACAACAGGCCTCAAAAAATGCAAGTTTGTTGTTTAAAAGCGGTATGGCGAATTATTTAGAGGTAATTACGGCGCAAGGCAATTTATTGCAAAGCGAATTGGAGTTAACTACCATTAAAACAGAGCAGTTAAATGCAGTTGTTGGTTTGTACCGCTCATTAGGCGGCGGCTGGCAGTAA
- a CDS encoding hydrophobe/amphiphile efflux-1 (HAE1) family protein (product_source=TIGR00915; cath_funfam=1.20.1640.10,3.30.2090.10,3.30.70.1430; cog=COG0841; pfam=PF00873; superfamily=82693,82714,82866; tigrfam=TIGR00915; transmembrane_helix_parts=Inside_1_8,TMhelix_9_28,Outside_29_341,TMhelix_342_359,Inside_360_365,TMhelix_366_388,Outside_389_391,TMhelix_392_414,Inside_415_438,TMhelix_439_461,Outside_462_475,TMhelix_476_498,Inside_499_538,TMhelix_539_561,Outside_562_873,TMhelix_874_893,Inside_894_899,TMhelix_900_922,Outside_923_931,TMhelix_932_954,Inside_955_973,TMhelix_974_996,Outside_997_1010,TMhelix_1011_1033,Inside_1034_1066): MFQKFIDRPVLSTVISILLVIVGILGLTKLPLERFPNIAPPSVLVTAVYPGANAETILRSVTPSLEEAINGVENMTYMTSSASNDGTLAITVYFQQGTNPDQAAVNVQNRVSQATSQLPAEVVQYGITTTKQQNSFIGAIGVYSEDTKKYDAVFVNNYAQINIIPELKRIPGVGSASVFGGIKDYSMRIWLNPSQLATYKITPNEVITAIQDKNLEAAPGRFGERSSEAFEYIIKYKGKLTKPEEYQNIAIRSNSDGSILRLKDVARVELGAYSYGSVNRLNGHDGITIGIIQLSGSNANEIQIAIDKLMAKLSKDFPAGIKFNQFYRTKTDLDESINQVEHTLIEAFLLVFIVVFIFLQDFRSTLIPAIAVPVAIIGTFFFMQLFGFSVNLLTLFALVLAIGIVVDDAIVVVEAVHAKMEENPSLSPRAATTEAMNEITGAIISITLVMAAVFLPVGFMTGSTGIFYKQFALTMAIAIIISAVNALTLSPALAALFLKNKHAEGGHNAPKKGFVEKFYAGFNGGFNYMTNRYVGGLKVLIRNKWISMGGLALIVLVTIFLVGRTKTGFIPTEDQGFVAIAVASPSGTSLANTNKILKQAEAELRAMPSARFVMSLAGYNFLTASNSPSAGQIFLLLKPNDERGAVKNIDEIQNIVRAKMAAISAGTFFVFSFPTVPGFSNVEAMNVMLQDKTNGKLDKFSGVANNFIGKLMTKPAIAYAFTSYKADYPQLQLDVNDEKADQLGVSKKDILQTMQTYFGTAQASDFNRFGKYYRVVVQADVADRTDPASIDRVFVKNKAGESVPISTLVKLTRVYGSETASRYNLFNSIEVNAIPKPGFSSGDAIKAIEETAREQLPTGYAYEFSGQTREEISSGGQSTVIFLLCLVFVYFLLSAQYESYILPLAVILSIPTGIFGVFVVLGLTGIENNIYVQVALIMLIGLLAKNAILIVEFAVQRRKAGLSLVDSAIEAARLRIRPIIMTSLAFVFGLFPMSIATGPSAQGNHSISIGAAGGMVSGVILGLFIIPVLFVIFQALQEKISKKSRNEVVHHNGEPVNNNHVVYETV; encoded by the coding sequence ATGTTTCAGAAATTTATAGACAGGCCTGTACTTTCGACTGTTATTTCCATCTTATTGGTAATAGTTGGTATACTTGGCTTAACAAAGTTGCCCTTAGAGCGCTTTCCAAATATCGCACCTCCGTCGGTATTGGTAACTGCTGTATATCCTGGGGCCAATGCCGAAACGATTTTACGTTCGGTAACTCCATCATTGGAGGAAGCAATTAATGGTGTAGAGAACATGACATACATGACCTCCAGCGCCAGTAACGATGGTACTCTTGCGATCACCGTTTACTTTCAACAGGGTACCAACCCCGATCAGGCAGCGGTTAATGTGCAAAACCGGGTTTCGCAGGCCACCAGTCAATTGCCTGCAGAGGTTGTACAATACGGTATAACCACTACTAAACAGCAAAACAGTTTTATTGGCGCTATCGGTGTTTACTCAGAAGATACAAAAAAATACGATGCCGTTTTTGTAAATAACTATGCGCAGATCAATATCATTCCCGAACTTAAACGTATCCCGGGGGTAGGTTCTGCCAGTGTATTTGGTGGGATTAAAGATTATTCAATGCGTATTTGGTTAAACCCAAGTCAATTGGCTACTTACAAAATTACACCTAATGAAGTGATCACAGCCATTCAGGACAAAAACCTTGAAGCAGCACCTGGTCGGTTTGGAGAGAGAAGTAGTGAGGCCTTTGAATATATCATTAAATATAAAGGTAAACTGACCAAACCAGAGGAATATCAAAATATAGCGATCCGTTCTAATTCTGATGGTTCTATATTACGTTTAAAAGATGTGGCCCGTGTAGAATTGGGTGCTTATAGTTATGGTAGTGTAAACCGTTTAAACGGACATGATGGGATTACCATTGGTATAATCCAATTATCAGGCTCGAATGCCAACGAAATCCAGATTGCGATTGATAAACTGATGGCAAAACTATCTAAAGATTTTCCTGCAGGGATTAAGTTCAATCAGTTTTACCGTACCAAAACCGATCTTGATGAATCCATCAATCAGGTGGAGCATACTTTGATAGAAGCCTTTTTACTGGTATTTATCGTTGTATTTATCTTCCTTCAGGATTTCAGGTCAACTTTAATCCCGGCTATAGCGGTTCCGGTGGCCATTATCGGTACCTTCTTTTTCATGCAGTTGTTCGGCTTCTCTGTTAACCTTTTAACCCTTTTCGCGCTTGTACTCGCCATAGGTATTGTGGTAGATGATGCGATTGTGGTAGTGGAAGCGGTGCATGCCAAAATGGAAGAAAACCCTTCGCTTAGTCCGAGGGCGGCAACTACCGAGGCGATGAATGAAATTACCGGGGCCATTATATCGATTACATTGGTAATGGCGGCCGTATTTTTACCGGTTGGCTTTATGACCGGCTCAACAGGTATTTTCTACAAACAGTTCGCCTTAACTATGGCTATCGCGATCATTATCTCGGCTGTTAACGCCTTAACTTTAAGTCCTGCTCTTGCGGCCTTATTTTTAAAGAACAAACATGCCGAAGGTGGTCATAACGCACCTAAAAAAGGTTTTGTAGAAAAGTTTTATGCAGGCTTTAACGGTGGTTTCAATTATATGACCAACCGATATGTTGGCGGCTTAAAAGTGCTTATCCGTAACAAATGGATCAGCATGGGTGGATTAGCCCTAATCGTTCTGGTTACCATTTTTCTTGTAGGCAGAACAAAAACAGGCTTTATCCCGACAGAGGATCAGGGTTTTGTGGCTATCGCTGTTGCCAGTCCATCGGGAACATCATTAGCCAATACCAATAAAATATTAAAACAAGCAGAAGCAGAGTTAAGGGCGATGCCATCAGCAAGATTTGTAATGTCGCTGGCAGGTTATAACTTTTTAACTGCATCGAACAGTCCTTCAGCTGGTCAGATTTTCTTATTGTTAAAACCAAACGATGAAAGAGGGGCGGTAAAAAATATCGATGAGATCCAAAATATCGTAAGGGCTAAAATGGCGGCTATATCTGCCGGTACCTTCTTTGTATTCAGTTTCCCTACCGTTCCGGGTTTTAGTAATGTGGAGGCCATGAACGTGATGTTACAGGATAAAACAAACGGCAAACTGGATAAATTTAGTGGTGTAGCGAATAACTTTATCGGAAAGTTAATGACCAAACCGGCTATTGCTTACGCTTTTACTTCTTATAAAGCAGATTATCCACAGTTGCAATTAGATGTTAATGATGAAAAAGCCGATCAATTGGGTGTAAGCAAAAAAGATATCTTACAAACCATGCAGACTTATTTTGGTACTGCGCAGGCATCAGATTTTAACCGCTTTGGTAAATACTATCGTGTAGTGGTTCAGGCCGATGTTGCCGACAGAACCGATCCTGCAAGTATCGACCGTGTATTTGTTAAAAACAAGGCAGGAGAAAGTGTGCCGATCAGTACCCTGGTTAAATTAACCCGTGTGTATGGTTCGGAAACGGCTTCTCGTTATAACCTGTTTAACTCTATCGAGGTAAATGCGATCCCTAAACCAGGCTTCAGTTCTGGTGATGCGATTAAAGCAATAGAAGAAACCGCCAGAGAGCAATTGCCAACGGGTTATGCTTACGAATTCTCCGGACAAACACGTGAGGAGATTTCTTCAGGCGGACAGTCGACCGTGATCTTCCTACTTTGTTTAGTGTTTGTTTACTTCTTATTATCAGCACAGTATGAGAGTTACATCCTGCCATTGGCGGTAATCTTATCTATCCCTACAGGTATATTCGGTGTGTTTGTGGTATTGGGTTTAACCGGTATCGAAAATAACATTTATGTACAGGTAGCGCTGATTATGCTGATCGGTTTGCTGGCTAAAAACGCCATCCTGATTGTAGAGTTTGCCGTGCAGCGACGAAAGGCAGGACTCAGTTTGGTTGATTCGGCTATAGAAGCAGCGCGGTTGAGGATCAGACCGATCATTATGACATCACTTGCCTTTGTGTTTGGTTTGTTCCCGATGAGTATTGCAACAGGTCCGTCGGCACAAGGTAACCACTCCATCAGTATTGGTGCAGCAGGTGGGATGGTATCGGGCGTAATTTTAGGTTTGTTCATCATTCCGGTACTTTTCGTCATCTTCCAGGCCTTACAGGAAAAAATATCAAAAAAATCAAGAAATGAGGTTGTTCACCACAATGGAGAACCTGTAAATAATAATCATGTAGTTTATGAAACGGTTTAA
- a CDS encoding membrane fusion protein (multidrug efflux system) (product_source=KO:K03585; cath_funfam=2.40.50.100; cog=COG0845; ko=KO:K03585; pfam=PF16576; superfamily=111369; tigrfam=TIGR01730), protein MKSLHRLYPLLNTVKWFNSIKLLLTISLLSIILVSCKSSPDQAAAAPPPPALPVSAINASTETTYIEYPASIQGAVDIDVRPQVSGYLQSVLVNEGAYVTAGQTLFKINENPYREALNNAKASLHAAEAAILNAQLEVDKLTPLVQNKVVSDFQLKTAKTAYKIAQANAEQARANVASAQINLGYTNVKATVSGYIGRIPKKQGSLVSPTDQVALTQLSDIHEVHVYFSLAENDFNNFNANYPGKTPADRIKHLPAVELLLADNSAYPIKGKIDMIDGQFDKNTGAITLRASFPNASGVLRSGNTGKIRLGLQHDNAILVPQSSTVEMQDKVFVFTVGDSSKVKKQSITIVGKAGENYLVKDGVKVGDQIVLSGVDKLQEGMVIQPQKAADKVAVAKTKN, encoded by the coding sequence ATGAAATCTCTACATCGCTTGTACCCTTTACTTAACACCGTTAAATGGTTTAATAGTATTAAGTTATTGTTAACAATTTCTCTTCTATCTATAATTTTAGTGAGTTGTAAGTCGTCTCCTGATCAGGCTGCAGCTGCACCACCACCACCGGCATTGCCTGTAAGCGCCATTAACGCGAGTACAGAAACCACCTATATCGAATATCCGGCCTCTATTCAGGGTGCGGTTGATATCGATGTACGGCCACAGGTAAGTGGTTACCTGCAAAGTGTATTGGTTAACGAAGGCGCTTATGTAACAGCCGGACAAACCTTGTTCAAAATTAACGAAAACCCTTACCGCGAGGCTTTAAACAATGCCAAAGCAAGTTTGCATGCTGCAGAAGCGGCTATTTTAAATGCTCAACTGGAAGTTGATAAATTAACACCACTTGTTCAGAATAAGGTAGTATCTGATTTTCAGTTAAAAACTGCTAAAACAGCTTACAAAATTGCCCAGGCAAATGCCGAACAAGCCAGAGCCAACGTTGCTTCGGCACAGATTAACTTAGGTTACACTAATGTTAAGGCTACGGTGAGTGGTTACATCGGCCGTATCCCTAAGAAACAGGGAAGTTTAGTTTCTCCGACAGATCAGGTTGCTTTAACGCAGTTATCTGACATCCACGAAGTACATGTTTATTTCTCCCTTGCAGAAAACGACTTCAATAATTTTAATGCGAACTACCCGGGTAAAACACCTGCCGACAGGATTAAACATTTACCAGCAGTAGAACTTTTATTGGCTGATAATTCTGCTTACCCGATTAAAGGTAAGATCGATATGATCGATGGTCAGTTTGATAAAAACACAGGTGCCATTACGCTTAGGGCAAGTTTCCCTAATGCGAGCGGCGTTCTTCGCTCTGGTAATACGGGTAAGATCCGTTTAGGTTTGCAGCACGATAATGCTATTCTGGTACCGCAGTCATCGACAGTAGAAATGCAGGATAAAGTATTTGTATTTACCGTAGGCGACAGCAGTAAGGTGAAAAAACAATCTATTACTATTGTTGGTAAAGCCGGCGAAAATTACCTGGTTAAAGACGGGGTAAAAGTTGGCGACCAGATTGTGTTGAGCGGGGTTGATAAATTACAGGAGGGCATGGTGATCCAGCCTCAAAAAGCAGCAGACAAAGTGGCTGTTGCAAAAACAAAAAATTAA
- a CDS encoding AcrR family transcriptional regulator (product_source=COG1309; cath_funfam=1.10.10.60; cog=COG1309; pfam=PF00440,PF13305; superfamily=46689,48498; transmembrane_helix_parts=Inside_1_6,TMhelix_7_29,Outside_30_227): MNDCQFWNWFYICLTVLDYLHCIFQVMGSKERILRLKDETRTKILDAALNIVQTEGWQALSMRKIADQIEYTAPIIYEYFSNKDGILLELTRRGYLMLAKDIREARDQHESPEDKMEAMWIAYWNFAFTHKEFYQLMYGVDMVCCTVKNSMPEAENVGSMLGEVIESLFEKQPVSEDDICMKYYTYWSIIHGLISINLVRPNGRTTDELNQQILKDAIKGITLSINS; the protein is encoded by the coding sequence ATGAATGATTGTCAATTCTGGAATTGGTTCTACATTTGCTTAACGGTGTTAGATTATTTACACTGTATATTCCAAGTCATGGGAAGTAAAGAAAGAATTCTACGTTTAAAAGATGAAACCAGAACAAAAATTCTGGATGCTGCCTTGAATATTGTTCAAACAGAGGGCTGGCAGGCATTGAGTATGCGTAAAATTGCCGACCAGATTGAATATACTGCACCAATTATTTACGAATACTTTTCAAACAAAGATGGCATCTTACTGGAACTCACCAGAAGGGGATATTTAATGTTGGCAAAAGATATCCGTGAAGCCAGGGATCAACACGAATCTCCGGAAGATAAAATGGAAGCCATGTGGATTGCCTACTGGAACTTCGCCTTTACCCACAAAGAATTTTATCAATTGATGTACGGTGTGGATATGGTTTGCTGTACCGTTAAAAATTCAATGCCCGAAGCCGAAAACGTAGGTAGTATGTTAGGCGAGGTGATCGAATCTTTATTTGAGAAGCAACCCGTTTCTGAGGATGATATCTGCATGAAGTATTACACCTATTGGTCTATCATCCACGGTTTAATTTCCATCAATCTGGTTCGCCCCAACGGAAGAACAACAGACGAGTTAAACCAGCAAATTTTAAAAGATGCCATCAAGGGCATTACATTATCTATCAATAGTTAA
- a CDS encoding GNAT superfamily N-acetyltransferase (product_source=COG0454; cath_funfam=3.40.630.30; cog=COG0454; pfam=PF00583; superfamily=55729) — protein MIFREAKTTDIPAIQFVRYTVKENILSDPLLVTDKDCEEFITQRGKGWVCEVGGAVVGFSIVDLKEHNIWALFLRPEFEGKGIGKELHRLMMDWYFDQTHEPLWLGTSPNTRAAEFYTRQRWKKVGVVNKGEVKFEMSYEDWVGR, from the coding sequence ATGATTTTCCGCGAAGCAAAAACGACTGACATACCTGCGATACAATTTGTCAGATATACGGTAAAAGAGAACATTTTGTCAGATCCGTTATTGGTTACTGACAAAGATTGCGAAGAATTTATTACACAACGTGGCAAAGGATGGGTTTGCGAAGTAGGTGGAGCAGTAGTTGGTTTCTCCATCGTAGATTTAAAGGAGCATAATATCTGGGCCTTATTCCTTCGGCCAGAATTTGAAGGCAAAGGAATAGGCAAAGAACTGCACAGGTTAATGATGGACTGGTATTTCGATCAAACGCATGAACCCCTTTGGCTGGGTACATCGCCCAATACCCGTGCAGCAGAATTTTATACCCGCCAGCGCTGGAAAAAAGTAGGCGTGGTAAACAAAGGGGAAGTGAAATTTGAAATGAGTTATGAGGATTGGGTGGGTAGGTAG
- a CDS encoding putative NADH-flavin reductase (product_source=COG2910; cath_funfam=3.40.50.720; cog=COG2910; pfam=PF13460; superfamily=51735) has translation MQDLKIALIGATGKAGIYILKALLAQQFRVKALIRNPEKLQIHHASLEIVIGDVKDTETVHALIEGCDIVVSALGMGQPASEKTIFTQSTGNIIKAMKAIHLRRYIVITGINVDTPADEKDAKTQFATKWMYDNYPVSTADRQKEYNLLTESDLDWTLIRLPLIMQTDEQTPVGTSLVNCDGEQINAANLAQFIVEQLGETTFVKQAPFIWNS, from the coding sequence ATGCAAGATTTAAAAATTGCTTTAATTGGTGCCACGGGCAAAGCTGGTATTTATATTTTAAAAGCGCTATTGGCGCAACAATTCAGGGTGAAAGCCCTCATCAGAAATCCTGAAAAGCTTCAGATCCATCATGCTTCATTAGAAATCGTAATCGGCGACGTAAAAGATACCGAAACAGTACACGCGCTTATTGAGGGTTGCGATATCGTAGTCAGTGCGCTGGGCATGGGGCAACCTGCAAGCGAAAAAACAATCTTTACACAATCGACAGGTAATATTATAAAAGCAATGAAAGCCATTCACCTGAGACGGTACATTGTAATTACAGGGATCAATGTAGATACGCCTGCTGATGAAAAAGATGCGAAGACCCAATTTGCAACCAAATGGATGTACGATAACTATCCGGTTTCTACAGCCGATAGACAGAAAGAATATAATCTGTTAACTGAAAGTGATCTCGATTGGACTTTAATCCGTTTACCATTAATTATGCAAACTGACGAGCAAACGCCAGTAGGGACAAGTTTGGTTAATTGTGATGGCGAACAGATTAATGCGGCTAATTTAGCTCAGTTTATTGTTGAGCAGTTAGGGGAGACAACTTTTGTCAAACAAGCACCTTTTATCTGGAATAGCTAG
- a CDS encoding hypothetical protein (product_source=Hypo-rule applied), with amino-acid sequence MTHILFLSRGSFLPRLTAAEGLFLFGIKKKQKMPAENFSFQASCAARTVQPEKFVRPDLSKTGI; translated from the coding sequence ATGACGCATATCCTTTTTTTGTCCAGAGGCTCGTTCTTGCCTCGGCTCACCGCCGCCGAAGGGCTCTTTCTTTTTGGCATCAAAAAGAAACAAAAAATGCCGGCTGAAAATTTTTCTTTTCAAGCCAGTTGTGCGGCTAGAACAGTGCAGCCCGAAAAATTTGTTAGGCCGGATTTAAGCAAAACGGGGATATAG
- a CDS encoding tryptophan synthase alpha chain (product_source=KO:K01695; cath_funfam=3.20.20.70; cog=COG0159; ko=KO:K01695; pfam=PF00290; superfamily=51366; tigrfam=TIGR00262), with translation MNRIKQLFQEKKNILSIYYTAGYPNTGDTIKIAEALEKSGADMLEIGFPYSDPVADGPVIQASSKQSLDQGMTLNLLFEQLKDLRKTVTIPVLLMGYVNPVLQFGVEKFCEACAEVGVDGCIVPDLPMVEYEEFYKDCFEKHNLSNVFLITPQTAEERIHKIDGLTNGFIYLLSSSATTGKNLEVGNTTEAYFSRIKNLNLKNPTMIGFGISDKQTFDKACSYANGAIIGTAFVKAIADGNLEESVSNFMKKFKA, from the coding sequence ATGAACCGAATTAAACAACTCTTCCAGGAGAAGAAAAATATATTATCAATATACTATACTGCTGGTTATCCAAATACTGGCGATACCATTAAAATTGCTGAAGCGCTGGAAAAATCAGGTGCAGATATGCTGGAGATAGGCTTTCCGTACTCAGATCCTGTTGCCGATGGACCGGTAATTCAGGCGAGCAGCAAACAATCGCTCGATCAGGGCATGACACTTAATCTGCTTTTCGAACAGTTGAAAGACTTGCGTAAGACTGTTACCATTCCTGTTTTGTTAATGGGTTATGTAAACCCTGTTTTGCAGTTTGGTGTAGAAAAATTCTGCGAGGCTTGTGCAGAAGTAGGGGTAGATGGCTGTATTGTTCCCGATCTGCCGATGGTAGAGTATGAGGAGTTTTATAAAGATTGCTTCGAAAAGCATAACCTGAGCAATGTATTTTTAATCACCCCTCAAACTGCTGAAGAACGTATCCATAAAATTGACGGTTTAACCAATGGGTTTATCTATTTGTTATCATCGTCGGCCACAACAGGTAAAAATCTTGAGGTTGGCAATACTACCGAGGCTTATTTCAGCAGGATTAAAAACCTGAATCTGAAAAACCCAACCATGATCGGTTTCGGGATCAGCGATAAACAAACTTTTGATAAGGCCTGTTCTTATGCCAATGGGGCAATTATCGGTACTGCTTTCGTTAAAGCCATTGCTGATGGAAATTTGGAGGAAAGTGTGAGTAACTTTATGAAGAAGTTTAAGGCTTAG
- a CDS encoding tryptophan synthase beta chain (product_source=KO:K01696; cath_funfam=3.40.50.1100; cog=COG0133; ko=KO:K01696; pfam=PF00291; superfamily=53686; tigrfam=TIGR00263) has product MLAAPSPLYLAKRYSERYGANIFLKREDLNHTGAHKINNTIGQILLAEKLGKKRIIAETGAGQHGVATATVCALRNLECVIYMGEVDIERQAPNVARMKMLGAKVVPASSGSKTLKDATNEAMRDWINNPVDTHYIIGSVVGPHPYPDMVAIFQSIISEETKKQLLEQTGSDQPDYVLACVGGGSNAMGMFYHFMDDENVKLIAVEAAGKGVSSGFSAATTYLGKEGVLHGSRSILMQTPDGQVVEPHSVSAGLDYPGIGPQHAHLFKTGRGQYVSITDEESLNAGLLCTQLEGIIPAIESAHALAYLEKMEFKGGENVVVCLSGRGDKDLDTYIKYFNL; this is encoded by the coding sequence ATGTTGGCCGCCCCTTCGCCTTTATATCTTGCTAAAAGATATTCAGAAAGATATGGTGCCAATATTTTTCTAAAAAGAGAAGATTTAAACCATACCGGTGCCCATAAGATCAACAACACCATCGGACAGATTTTATTGGCCGAAAAACTGGGTAAAAAAAGAATCATTGCCGAAACCGGAGCTGGTCAGCATGGTGTAGCTACTGCAACCGTATGTGCATTGCGTAATCTCGAGTGTGTAATTTACATGGGCGAGGTAGATATCGAGCGCCAGGCACCAAATGTGGCCCGCATGAAAATGTTGGGTGCAAAGGTTGTTCCGGCAAGCTCTGGAAGCAAAACCCTAAAAGATGCCACTAATGAGGCGATGCGCGATTGGATCAATAATCCGGTAGATACACATTATATTATTGGTTCGGTAGTTGGTCCACACCCTTACCCTGATATGGTAGCGATTTTCCAATCGATTATCTCTGAGGAAACTAAAAAACAACTGTTAGAGCAAACAGGCAGCGATCAACCTGATTATGTTTTAGCCTGTGTAGGTGGTGGAAGTAATGCCATGGGTATGTTCTACCATTTTATGGATGATGAAAATGTTAAACTGATTGCTGTTGAAGCGGCCGGAAAAGGTGTATCGAGCGGATTTTCTGCTGCAACCACTTATTTAGGTAAAGAAGGTGTTTTGCATGGCAGCAGAAGCATTTTAATGCAAACACCAGATGGACAGGTGGTAGAACCACATTCGGTTTCTGCTGGATTGGATTACCCAGGTATTGGCCCACAGCATGCACATTTGTTTAAAACCGGTCGTGGACAATATGTTTCCATCACTGATGAAGAAAGTTTAAATGCAGGTTTACTTTGTACACAATTGGAAGGGATTATCCCTGCGATTGAAAGTGCACACGCCTTGGCTTACTTAGAAAAAATGGAATTTAAAGGTGGCGAAAACGTAGTGGTTTGCCTTTCAGGCCGTGGCGACAAGGATCTGGATACTTATATTAAATATTTTAATCTGTAG